From a region of the Spirochaetota bacterium genome:
- a CDS encoding cyclic nucleotide-binding domain-containing protein codes for MEHNNGTMEKPANPFWGNIFSRFRRGAAIPNADVLKLCPIFRNLTNRELKKVSALIYERRYQIGEFLFEKEQPGTAMFIVKTGLVQIVLPGRTDEESVLAVINPEDFLGELALLDDTPRSASAKAVEKTEALAFFREDLNELLETHPAIGSKIMRDLAIIIGQRLKACNEQLYGAGK; via the coding sequence ATGGAACATAACAACGGAACAATGGAAAAACCCGCGAACCCGTTCTGGGGCAACATATTTTCCCGATTCAGGAGAGGCGCGGCCATCCCCAATGCCGATGTCCTGAAGCTGTGCCCCATTTTCCGGAACCTGACGAACCGCGAGCTGAAAAAAGTATCCGCCCTCATATACGAACGCCGGTACCAGATTGGTGAATTTCTCTTCGAGAAGGAGCAGCCCGGGACGGCCATGTTCATCGTTAAGACCGGACTGGTGCAAATTGTCCTGCCCGGACGCACCGACGAGGAATCCGTGCTGGCCGTGATAAATCCTGAAGATTTTCTCGGGGAGCTTGCCCTCCTTGACGATACCCCGCGCTCGGCCTCCGCAAAGGCGGTTGAAAAAACCGAGGCCCTGGCCTTTTTCCGCGAAGACCTGAACGAATTGCTGGAGACCCATCCCGCCATAGGCAGCAAGATAATGAGGGACCTCGCCATCATTATCGGACAGCGCCTCAAGGCCTGCAACGAACAGCTATACGGCGCGGGGAAATAA
- a CDS encoding methyl-accepting chemotaxis protein encodes MEKTDTIRTLMKRFPLRFLINTEFFSYFIIIPLLFIYFWVNLDISLENLILLLQILAVVIPVSMLTTFISDIIEIKPVLAYFRKTLSVAEPSEADYTLAQKRFFALPLIHAAGSLARWILGLVMAYIPFTILSNLTPIQTINVWTTAFVIPPFGMVLYFFLTERFIQSYLNAGIFTRSVKDVTTSVNFVTRMIVSLVVMIGIPIIAVTGYFLLQLEQSGVKWSISYVKFSMIVLFGVLVAATLVFFLTNSIREKVTMIINFMVRMASGDLSANRDVMAVTDDLTRISHNVYTMRENIADIIREIKKITSQLEYSSNDTSNITQSFSRDTQGQAATIEEITATIEEISAGMESISNNARNQMGDLGALIGRMDDLTESVRTMGSDTTTALNLTRDIVHQAKTGGESLGRMKENMGKIGERSRQMTGIIGIINDISDQINLLSLNASIEAARAGDSGRGFAVVADEVSKLADTTASSVKEIGSLIQSSEDEINRGLVIVNDVVSRISDIIKGVESIDTMVHDMSEFMKSQIDINEGINTNMSKVRIHSESIEQSISEQKVAIGDVVRSINDINELTQKISNGSEDIVMNTKKNYEMANTLKSKVDMFTVIDG; translated from the coding sequence ATGGAAAAAACCGATACGATCAGAACACTGATGAAACGGTTTCCACTCAGGTTTCTCATAAATACTGAATTCTTCAGCTATTTTATCATTATACCCCTTCTCTTCATATACTTCTGGGTCAATCTTGATATCAGCCTTGAAAATTTGATCCTTCTTCTCCAGATACTCGCGGTGGTCATCCCGGTTTCGATGCTGACGACGTTCATATCCGACATCATCGAGATCAAGCCCGTACTGGCCTACTTTAGAAAAACCCTGTCCGTCGCGGAGCCGTCCGAAGCCGATTATACCTTGGCGCAAAAGCGCTTTTTCGCCCTTCCGCTTATTCATGCCGCCGGGTCCCTCGCCCGGTGGATACTGGGTCTCGTCATGGCGTACATTCCCTTCACGATTCTTTCCAACCTTACGCCGATCCAGACGATCAACGTGTGGACGACTGCTTTCGTTATCCCCCCCTTCGGCATGGTCCTCTATTTCTTTCTTACCGAACGCTTCATCCAGTCATACCTGAACGCCGGCATTTTCACCAGGAGCGTGAAAGACGTCACAACGAGCGTTAATTTCGTCACGCGCATGATCGTGTCACTCGTTGTCATGATCGGCATTCCCATCATAGCCGTAACCGGGTATTTTCTGCTTCAGCTCGAACAGTCCGGCGTCAAGTGGTCCATCTCCTATGTCAAGTTCAGCATGATCGTGCTCTTCGGCGTGCTTGTCGCCGCGACCCTGGTCTTCTTTCTGACCAATTCGATTCGGGAAAAGGTCACGATGATCATAAACTTCATGGTCCGAATGGCCTCGGGCGATCTTTCGGCGAACCGCGATGTAATGGCGGTAACGGACGACCTTACCAGGATAAGCCACAATGTGTACACCATGAGGGAAAATATCGCCGATATCATCCGTGAGATAAAGAAGATAACATCACAGCTCGAATATTCATCCAATGACACCTCGAACATAACGCAATCCTTCTCCCGGGACACGCAGGGCCAGGCGGCCACCATCGAGGAGATAACCGCCACGATAGAGGAGATATCCGCTGGCATGGAGTCCATTTCGAACAACGCCCGCAACCAGATGGGCGACCTGGGGGCCCTTATCGGCAGGATGGACGATCTCACGGAAAGCGTCCGCACCATGGGCAGCGACACAACGACGGCCCTCAATCTCACCCGGGACATCGTCCATCAGGCGAAAACCGGCGGGGAATCCCTCGGGCGGATGAAGGAAAACATGGGTAAAATCGGGGAACGATCGCGGCAGATGACCGGGATAATCGGCATCATCAATGACATCTCGGACCAGATCAACCTCCTTTCCCTGAACGCGTCAATCGAGGCCGCCCGGGCCGGCGATTCCGGCCGCGGCTTCGCCGTGGTAGCAGACGAAGTGTCGAAGCTGGCCGACACGACCGCGTCGAGCGTAAAGGAGATCGGGTCTCTCATACAGTCCAGCGAGGATGAAATAAATAGGGGCCTCGTCATCGTAAACGACGTCGTTTCCCGCATCAGCGACATCATCAAGGGCGTCGAGTCGATCGACACCATGGTCCACGACATGTCCGAATTCATGAAAAGTCAGATCGATATCAATGAAGGCATAAACACCAACATGAGCAAGGTGCGAATCCATTCGGAGTCGATCGAGCAATCCATCAGCGAGCAGAAAGTGGCCATCGGGGACGTGGTGCGCTCGATAAACGACATCAACGAGCTCACCCAGAAAATAAGCAACGGATCCGAGGATATCGTCATGAATACTAAAAAGAATTATGAAATGGCCAACACCCTTAAGTCCAAGGTGGACATGTTCACTGTTATTGACGGCTGA
- a CDS encoding GGDEF domain-containing protein yields the protein MLKLEEEKVVKLKIAIDKTKNNEILSNAELKKKQSENRIYKQQIAMLQDQIKVLNDMLEAIQNNYQISAEASVNLLSDLEYNKYKSRFVDIDIESYPGLEKLKEYGKNIRDFFLNDMHCTYIYIHCDGITEDLKNLLHINIKKKQKDSASFEFDRSRVYYFDLEDIDLPERKLGRIIIGRFPYKSKEKDLSFDKRIESEILITKRLLEKCILEIQNKELAIKDALTGLHSRKFLTERLTEEFNSVDLFTKLTANEGSLLRIIMKAGGAASSIIKNQFFSKQKTRDDDLFNKALHKLKSMHIISTDSVKYAGELQDCYFFENSKISYELYLALLDLDHFKDVNDNWGGHSVGDKILREFADIIKRNIRTTDIPVRYGGEEFIIVFPRSVNYTRIQNVLESIRLECEKKLNVAWGGKSRNVTVSIGITQINKFDMNVNYIINRADAALYKAKMKRNRIVMCAQDQDGELIYR from the coding sequence ATGCTTAAGCTTGAAGAAGAAAAAGTTGTTAAGCTAAAAATCGCCATAGATAAAACAAAGAATAATGAGATCCTTTCCAATGCGGAACTGAAGAAGAAACAATCGGAAAACAGGATCTACAAGCAGCAGATCGCCATGCTCCAGGATCAAATAAAGGTCCTGAACGATATGCTCGAAGCCATCCAGAATAACTACCAGATTTCAGCTGAAGCGTCGGTCAATCTCCTGTCTGACCTGGAATACAATAAATACAAATCCAGATTTGTCGATATCGACATTGAAAGCTATCCAGGACTGGAAAAGCTGAAGGAATACGGTAAGAACATCAGGGATTTTTTCCTCAATGACATGCATTGCACCTATATATATATCCATTGCGACGGCATCACCGAGGATTTGAAAAATCTTCTTCATATTAACATCAAGAAGAAGCAGAAAGATTCCGCCAGTTTTGAATTTGACCGGAGCAGGGTGTATTACTTCGATCTGGAGGATATAGACCTGCCGGAAAGGAAGCTGGGCCGGATAATAATCGGCAGGTTTCCTTACAAATCAAAGGAGAAGGATCTCAGCTTTGATAAGCGGATCGAGTCTGAGATACTCATTACGAAAAGGCTCCTGGAAAAATGCATCCTCGAGATTCAGAACAAGGAGCTCGCGATCAAGGACGCCCTGACCGGCCTTCACTCGAGAAAATTCCTGACCGAGCGGCTCACGGAGGAGTTCAACAGCGTCGATCTCTTCACGAAGCTCACCGCCAATGAGGGCTCCCTTTTGAGAATAATCATGAAAGCCGGGGGAGCCGCGTCGTCGATAATCAAAAACCAATTCTTTTCGAAGCAGAAAACAAGGGACGATGATCTATTCAACAAGGCCCTGCACAAGCTGAAGTCGATGCATATCATCTCGACGGACAGCGTGAAATACGCCGGCGAGCTCCAGGACTGCTATTTTTTTGAAAATTCAAAGATCAGCTACGAGCTGTACCTGGCCCTTCTGGACCTTGATCATTTCAAGGATGTCAATGACAATTGGGGCGGACATTCGGTGGGCGACAAGATTCTCCGCGAATTCGCCGACATCATCAAGAGGAACATACGGACGACGGATATCCCGGTGCGCTACGGCGGGGAGGAGTTCATCATCGTCTTTCCGCGCTCCGTAAATTACACACGCATCCAGAACGTACTTGAATCGATACGCCTGGAATGCGAAAAAAAACTGAACGTTGCCTGGGGCGGAAAAAGCAGGAATGTGACGGTATCCATCGGGATCACGCAGATAAACAAGTTCGACATGAATGTCAATTATATCATCAACCGCGCCGATGCCGCGCTGTACAAGGCGAAAATGAAGAGAAACAGGATCGTCATGTGCGCCCAGGACCAGGATGGAGAGTTGATCTACAGGTAG
- a CDS encoding zinc-ribbon domain-containing transport protein, whose translation MKTKSPARILLASLIILATALYFVLITTDAFSRAGRGGSYRSSSSSRSSSSSRSYSGSSSRSTSSRSWSSSSGRTHTYIPPYSSTHTSSGSGTSGTTGTTDTSTSSDEPGWIWVIIALIIIFGGIGLVIYFIVKVIKKILGIAGAGAKAGFDDSAPTQYEFPQAIAERLKADDPEFSPEKFMEKGKTIAERLQQAWSDGDMIPVRNYVSQGIFNRFRLQLELMVEDEGVRNLVSDYKVMKVSVLALSASKSYQTLHVGLFASARDVTVAAGASEEQKQKALAATPKEAFTEVYSFTRKLGVKTNTSKDWLKGECPNCGYVPDNFSENNKCKSCGSIYNSGEFDWVLSEITQREEWKEDSSRDIEGLAELEGSNLSINREVIEDRASYLFWRWIYARIKGTSAPLARDASPGFIKGFDPKPHKMYDIAVGAVDLMAVALQGEEAVASVKVLWSRAAQKGAEPYHQEHLFTLTMPVALKNPYGLADHSCDNCGAPLPETDALKCSYCGSDLPAAVSDWLLAKIETINWEEGEGA comes from the coding sequence ATGAAGACAAAATCGCCTGCCAGGATTCTGCTTGCCTCGCTCATAATTCTTGCAACAGCGCTCTATTTCGTTCTCATTACAACAGACGCTTTTTCAAGGGCCGGTAGGGGCGGCAGCTACCGTTCCAGCTCAAGCTCCCGGTCGTCCAGCTCATCAAGGTCTTATTCCGGCAGTTCCAGCAGGAGTACCTCATCGAGATCATGGAGCAGTTCTTCGGGTAGAACCCATACCTATATTCCGCCCTACAGCTCCACGCACACCAGTTCGGGATCAGGCACGAGCGGCACTACCGGAACAACCGACACATCCACGTCCTCGGACGAACCAGGCTGGATTTGGGTCATCATCGCCTTGATAATCATTTTTGGCGGCATCGGCCTGGTCATATATTTCATCGTGAAAGTGATCAAAAAAATTCTGGGCATTGCCGGCGCCGGGGCGAAGGCCGGCTTTGACGATTCAGCGCCCACACAATATGAATTCCCGCAGGCCATTGCGGAGCGCCTGAAGGCCGATGACCCGGAATTCTCTCCGGAAAAGTTCATGGAGAAGGGTAAGACCATTGCGGAACGGCTCCAGCAGGCCTGGTCCGACGGCGACATGATCCCGGTCCGCAACTATGTCTCACAGGGGATCTTCAACCGCTTCAGGCTCCAGCTCGAGCTGATGGTGGAGGATGAGGGGGTCAGGAACCTGGTGTCCGATTACAAGGTCATGAAGGTTTCGGTCCTTGCCCTGAGCGCGTCGAAGAGCTACCAGACCCTCCACGTGGGCCTCTTTGCCTCGGCCCGTGACGTGACGGTCGCCGCCGGAGCCTCGGAGGAACAAAAGCAGAAGGCCCTGGCGGCGACGCCCAAGGAGGCCTTCACCGAGGTCTATTCCTTCACCAGGAAACTGGGCGTTAAGACCAACACCAGTAAGGACTGGCTGAAGGGGGAATGCCCCAACTGCGGCTATGTCCCGGATAATTTCAGCGAAAACAACAAGTGTAAAAGCTGCGGTTCGATATACAACTCCGGCGAATTCGACTGGGTTCTCTCCGAGATAACCCAGCGGGAAGAATGGAAGGAGGATTCGTCGCGCGACATCGAGGGCCTGGCTGAGCTGGAAGGGAGCAATCTTTCCATAAACAGGGAAGTCATCGAGGACCGCGCGTCATATCTCTTCTGGCGCTGGATATATGCCCGCATAAAGGGAACCTCGGCGCCCCTCGCCAGGGACGCTTCGCCCGGATTCATCAAGGGATTCGATCCGAAGCCTCACAAAATGTACGATATAGCCGTGGGCGCCGTTGACCTCATGGCGGTGGCGCTCCAGGGCGAGGAGGCGGTGGCTAGCGTCAAGGTCCTCTGGAGCAGGGCCGCCCAGAAGGGCGCTGAACCGTACCACCAGGAGCACCTGTTCACGCTTACAATGCCGGTGGCCCTCAAGAACCCCTACGGCCTGGCCGATCACAGCTGCGATAACTGCGGGGCGCCTCTGCCCGAGACGGACGCGTTGAAATGCTCCTACTGCGGAAGCGATCTGCCGGCCGCGGTAAGCGACTGGCTTCTGGCGAAGATCGAAACAATTAACTGGGAAGAGGGAGAAGGGGCCTAG
- a CDS encoding YtxH domain-containing protein, giving the protein MSDNNDGLKTLMTFIVGAAVGAVFGALFAPKPGRELREDVREFADKLAEDAKSEYVKMSARAKDVGEKAKHFAEETKSRFRKGESGEESGPAT; this is encoded by the coding sequence ATGAGCGACAACAATGACGGCCTCAAGACTCTCATGACCTTTATCGTCGGAGCTGCGGTGGGAGCGGTTTTCGGCGCCCTCTTCGCGCCTAAGCCGGGCAGGGAGCTCCGGGAAGATGTGCGCGAGTTCGCGGATAAACTCGCCGAAGACGCGAAATCGGAATACGTGAAAATGAGCGCCAGGGCGAAGGATGTCGGCGAAAAGGCGAAGCATTTCGCAGAGGAGACGAAAAGCCGGTTCCGCAAGGGCGAGAGCGGAGAAGAGTCCGGGCCGGCGACCTAG
- a CDS encoding acetate--CoA ligase family protein, producing the protein MEKESISRKSTNDLGKFFYPESLVVIGVSIKRLNLGQIIVSNNQRIGCKARVYGVGRDAGDLNGIPVFNSVKDLPEVPDVAIIITPAKTVPDIMRACAEKGIKHIVIESGGFSEFSASNRSLEKEVLSIARENGIRLIGPNCIGTICLEHRLMMPFVFSQSSGVQIGSVSIVTQSGGVGDTLLKIVVENQVFFNKFIATGNKLDLDEVDFLEYLIQDESTKAIIMYLEGFSRGRAFFEAAMKSPKPIIVFKSNRYPLSAKIAQSHTAALSASDEVVSAALQQAAVIRVNGEDELMVAAKSLKMPPIRGKRLAVLSRSGGHAVVTVDACAQYGLDLVEFPAEFLKKIGTLYNTNVIAHQNPLDLGEIFDYTIFTRILEETISLEGIDGLIFNHNYQSNYEAQMSRTFLDGVKELVEKHQRPVAITLISDAKEVLDVTMNHPYPTFSVTHHAVQALWNTLDYIQRKEKRDNRGVPESFPVRWEEIEKIRNKCRNDGRIPLTDEALAICAATSMEPTRYAVVKNAKELQGIDLRYPVAVKLLSRDASHKTDVGGVKLNLSSPQEAMAAVEEMSRSVREMNKSISIDGFILQEMAPKGEEFFIGARHDGSFGPIIMVGMGGVFIELFKDRSIRLAPVTRNEAEDMVRQLKAFPLLNGYRGRPALDVRALVDCICKVSNLISGALYIDEIDLNPVILHPAGQGVSIVDSRVFFR; encoded by the coding sequence ATTGTGTCAAACAATCAGCGCATCGGGTGCAAGGCCCGTGTATACGGCGTAGGCAGGGATGCCGGGGATCTCAATGGTATTCCTGTCTTTAACAGCGTCAAGGATCTTCCGGAAGTCCCCGATGTCGCCATCATCATAACACCGGCTAAAACCGTACCCGATATCATGCGCGCCTGCGCGGAAAAGGGGATAAAACATATAGTCATCGAATCAGGGGGGTTCAGCGAATTTTCCGCAAGCAACCGCTCCCTGGAAAAGGAAGTTTTATCAATCGCCCGTGAGAACGGCATACGCCTCATCGGTCCAAATTGCATTGGCACCATATGCCTGGAGCACCGCCTGATGATGCCCTTTGTCTTTTCGCAGAGCAGCGGCGTCCAGATCGGCTCAGTGTCCATCGTCACGCAGAGCGGCGGCGTCGGCGACACGCTCCTCAAGATCGTCGTGGAGAACCAGGTCTTTTTCAATAAATTCATCGCCACCGGGAACAAGCTGGACCTCGACGAGGTGGATTTTCTCGAATACCTGATACAGGATGAGTCCACGAAGGCCATCATCATGTACCTTGAGGGCTTTTCCCGGGGGAGGGCCTTTTTCGAGGCGGCCATGAAGTCGCCCAAGCCGATCATAGTGTTCAAGTCGAACCGCTATCCCCTGAGCGCGAAAATCGCCCAGTCCCACACCGCGGCCCTTTCCGCGAGCGACGAAGTGGTAAGCGCCGCGCTGCAGCAGGCGGCGGTGATCAGGGTGAACGGCGAGGACGAGCTCATGGTAGCGGCGAAGTCCCTGAAGATGCCGCCGATCAGGGGGAAGCGCCTGGCCGTACTCTCGCGGTCGGGAGGGCACGCCGTCGTGACGGTGGATGCCTGCGCACAGTATGGCTTGGACCTGGTCGAGTTCCCCGCCGAATTTTTAAAGAAGATAGGGACCCTTTACAATACCAACGTCATCGCCCACCAGAATCCCCTTGACCTGGGCGAAATATTCGATTACACGATCTTCACAAGGATACTCGAGGAAACCATCAGTCTTGAAGGCATTGATGGCCTCATTTTCAACCATAACTATCAATCAAATTATGAGGCGCAGATGTCCAGGACCTTCCTGGACGGCGTGAAGGAGCTCGTCGAAAAGCACCAGCGCCCGGTGGCAATAACCCTCATATCCGACGCGAAAGAAGTGCTCGATGTCACCATGAACCATCCCTATCCGACATTTTCAGTCACCCACCATGCGGTCCAGGCCCTCTGGAACACCCTCGATTACATTCAGCGGAAAGAAAAGCGCGATAACCGCGGCGTTCCGGAATCGTTCCCGGTGCGGTGGGAAGAGATCGAGAAGATAAGAAACAAGTGCAGAAACGACGGGCGAATACCCCTTACCGATGAGGCACTCGCAATATGCGCGGCAACGTCAATGGAGCCGACACGCTACGCTGTCGTTAAGAATGCGAAGGAATTACAGGGAATCGACCTGCGCTATCCCGTGGCGGTGAAGCTCCTTTCGCGGGACGCGTCGCACAAGACCGACGTGGGCGGCGTTAAGCTGAACCTGTCGTCGCCGCAGGAAGCAATGGCGGCCGTTGAGGAAATGTCCAGGTCGGTGCGGGAAATGAATAAAAGCATCTCCATTGACGGATTTATCCTTCAAGAAATGGCCCCGAAGGGAGAGGAATTTTTCATCGGGGCGCGCCATGACGGCTCCTTCGGCCCCATCATCATGGTCGGCATGGGGGGCGTTTTCATCGAGCTTTTCAAGGACCGTTCGATCAGGCTGGCACCGGTCACCAGGAACGAGGCTGAAGACATGGTCAGGCAGCTCAAGGCTTTCCCGCTCCTGAACGGATACCGGGGACGGCCGGCCCTGGATGTGAGGGCCCTGGTCGACTGCATCTGCAAGGTTTCGAACCTGATTTCCGGCGCCCTTTACATCGACGAGATCGACCTCAACCCGGTCATTCTCCATCCTGCGGGACAGGGCGTATCCATCGTCGATTCGCGGGTCTTTTTCAGATAG
- a CDS encoding AI-2E family transporter — protein MANAPDRRASHSTIVLRMNIRKQTRRIVFTLTAVIAVLAGGFLIWSLRPIILPIIIGTLAAYICFPLLKLFTRTGLPRGAGILLLFGSFFIAIFMLGKQIGALIPDEREQLILKTRFQYKLNERYRSIMGLEGPETTGNMVYRYFSSDFDGFLENVNSFIRLDTEEREKFMKYLEGYNNQPPIPIKYYEYYHKNFEKSDKEEEEIAGEQKDKKKGDEAPRVQESHFSTVMGTVKLWIIMPFVFLFLLIDNGEIKRFFVGLVPNRYFEVSLAVFDKVDKAIGNYLRGILIECLLVGITYVVLLTIIGFEFKMAVVIGLLAGMANAIPILGPAIALGLGSSYAIIAENTGSIIPFITSNNLIIAVAVCVLIVMVLDNGVFQPVVVGGAVKLHPLAVFIGIIGGSMLFGFAGLILAIPTIVVAKEIVSTFFRELKEYYLI, from the coding sequence ATGGCAAACGCTCCCGATCGTCGCGCGTCGCACTCGACAATAGTTCTCCGGATGAACATCCGCAAGCAGACACGGAGGATCGTCTTCACCCTGACCGCCGTGATAGCGGTCCTTGCAGGAGGGTTCCTCATCTGGTCGCTGAGACCGATCATCCTCCCCATCATAATCGGCACGCTGGCTGCGTATATATGCTTCCCCCTGCTGAAGCTTTTCACCAGGACGGGGCTTCCCCGCGGCGCCGGGATACTCCTTCTCTTCGGGTCTTTTTTCATCGCCATCTTCATGCTGGGGAAACAGATCGGCGCCTTGATCCCCGATGAACGGGAGCAGCTGATCCTCAAGACCCGTTTCCAGTACAAGCTTAACGAGCGCTACAGAAGCATCATGGGCCTCGAAGGCCCCGAGACGACGGGGAACATGGTGTACAGATACTTCAGCAGCGACTTCGACGGCTTCCTCGAAAACGTGAATTCCTTCATCCGCCTCGATACAGAGGAGAGGGAGAAGTTCATGAAGTACCTTGAAGGATACAACAATCAGCCTCCCATACCGATCAAGTACTACGAGTACTATCACAAGAACTTCGAAAAATCCGACAAGGAAGAAGAGGAGATCGCCGGGGAACAAAAAGACAAGAAAAAAGGCGATGAAGCGCCCAGGGTACAGGAATCGCATTTCTCAACGGTTATGGGCACGGTCAAGCTCTGGATCATCATGCCCTTCGTGTTCCTGTTTCTCCTGATCGATAATGGTGAGATCAAGCGGTTTTTCGTCGGCCTCGTTCCGAACCGCTATTTTGAGGTCTCCCTCGCCGTTTTCGACAAGGTTGACAAGGCCATTGGGAACTATCTCCGTGGAATACTCATCGAGTGTTTGCTTGTGGGAATCACCTACGTGGTGCTGCTGACCATTATCGGATTTGAATTCAAGATGGCCGTCGTCATCGGCCTTCTGGCCGGCATGGCGAACGCCATACCGATACTCGGGCCGGCCATTGCTCTCGGGCTGGGATCCTCCTATGCGATTATCGCGGAAAACACGGGGTCGATAATTCCTTTCATCACATCCAACAATCTCATAATCGCCGTGGCAGTCTGCGTGCTGATCGTGATGGTCCTTGACAACGGGGTATTTCAGCCGGTGGTCGTGGGCGGCGCTGTCAAGCTGCACCCGCTGGCGGTGTTCATCGGCATAATCGGCGGGTCGATGCTCTTTGGCTTCGCCGGCCTCATCCTCGCCATCCCGACCATTGTCGTGGCAAAGGAGATCGTTTCGACGTTCTTCAGGGAACTGAAGGAGTACTACCTCATCTGA